A window of Brachybacterium fresconis contains these coding sequences:
- a CDS encoding sulfite exporter TauE/SafE family protein, whose product MSDLASLIPTLATASWLLVAVGAVVVGLSKTAMPGGGTIAVGLFALALPAKESTAALLLLLMVGDATALWVYRREPDVRTLVRLIPSVLIGIVLGTIFFANVGGDTVRTTIGVILLALIAVTVWRRRAARTKAPSADGGQATTDSPSATGSRSETGSLAVSGSRSAAGSEVATGSGSANTVGSGTSTAPAPTAGSSRLGIALSRAGYGALGGFTTMVANAGGPVMSMYFYAMRMPVLTFLGTSAWFFAIVNVVKLPFSAGLGLITRDTLVMDLMLVPLVLVGAYCGTKIARRIPQRVFESAVLVLTVGSALALLII is encoded by the coding sequence GTGTCCGACCTCGCCTCCCTGATCCCCACCCTCGCCACGGCCTCCTGGCTGTTGGTGGCGGTCGGTGCCGTCGTCGTCGGCCTGTCCAAGACCGCGATGCCCGGCGGCGGCACCATCGCCGTCGGCCTGTTCGCCCTCGCCCTGCCCGCCAAGGAATCCACCGCCGCGCTGCTGCTCCTGCTCATGGTGGGCGACGCGACCGCGCTGTGGGTCTACCGGCGCGAGCCGGACGTGCGCACCCTGGTGCGGCTGATCCCCAGCGTACTGATCGGCATCGTGCTGGGCACGATCTTCTTCGCGAACGTCGGCGGGGACACGGTGCGCACCACCATCGGCGTGATCCTGCTGGCCCTGATCGCCGTGACCGTCTGGCGCCGCCGCGCCGCCCGGACCAAGGCCCCGAGCGCTGACGGAGGGCAGGCGACGACCGACTCCCCGTCGGCGACCGGCTCTCGGTCGGAGACCGGCTCCCTGGCGGTGAGCGGCTCTCGGTCGGCGGCCGGCTCCGAGGTGGCGACCGGTTCCGGCTCGGCGAACACGGTGGGGTCCGGAACGAGCACGGCACCTGCGCCGACGGCGGGGTCCTCCCGTCTCGGCATCGCGCTCAGCCGCGCCGGGTACGGGGCGCTCGGCGGCTTCACGACCATGGTCGCCAATGCCGGCGGCCCCGTGATGTCGATGTACTTCTACGCGATGCGGATGCCGGTGCTGACCTTCCTGGGCACCTCCGCCTGGTTCTTCGCGATCGTCAACGTGGTCAAGCTGCCGTTCTCCGCGGGTCTCGGTCTGATCACCCGGGACACCCTGGTCATGGACCTGATGCTGGTGCCGCTGGTGCTGGTGGGTGCCTACTGCGGGACGAAGATCGCCCGGCGGATACCGCAGCGGGTCTTCGAGTCCGCGGTGCTGGTGCTCACCGTCGGTTCGGCGCTCGCGCTGCTGATCATCTGA
- a CDS encoding aryl-sulfate sulfotransferase, translating into MPQGPAPIHPVVPRPLSRRTLFVGAGAAATTLALAACDGEPSGKQSAEPGGLSASLSEYGKAGGDVPVWQMTYDIDEDEDSPETYSGPAQAARHAALEDKRSAQDWTANDPLLVLDPYGTTRTGLYVHFAAADPGALEFTITADATADYHRTAANHAEDGTGFTGLLVGLVPGARNHLRLTWTPTGGEPITRELDIQPPGASSVYQTQLSIDVPDPEALSPGLFALTGVSSSGNASFLFDNEGVGRGELLSTDHPNHNIRVEDGRLVVTTGSQQVSVIDPFGHADPIIDTGDQVIHHDLEVVGDMVYVPTSKSGAECVEDRITRIDLTTGDVTEVVNLQTVFPEYEKLAHAREEGFAGGTDATGKDWIHINSVQIVDEIMYLSARETSTVFALDDALEPDSTPSVRWMIGAQEIWEGTGYEDLFLAPDGSPTGNAGQHSVARLDDDALPAGQYYVEMFNNNHWFLGTRDDEVWQDVGPEGASGDDFEGVSQILRYLVDEDAGTFREDQRVDVAYSSVVSNVQRIGGDSVENPMAVNSGKANVFAEHTADGQLVGTFRYGSSNMAYRVYKDAFDGFWFTGP; encoded by the coding sequence ATGCCGCAGGGCCCTGCCCCGATCCACCCCGTCGTCCCGAGACCTCTGTCGCGGCGCACGCTGTTCGTCGGGGCCGGTGCCGCGGCGACCACCCTCGCCCTCGCGGCGTGCGACGGCGAGCCGAGCGGGAAGCAGTCGGCCGAACCGGGCGGCCTCTCCGCCTCGCTGTCCGAGTACGGCAAGGCCGGCGGCGACGTCCCCGTGTGGCAGATGACCTACGACATCGACGAGGACGAGGATTCCCCCGAGACGTACTCCGGCCCCGCGCAGGCCGCTCGGCACGCCGCCCTCGAGGACAAGCGCTCGGCGCAGGACTGGACGGCGAACGACCCGCTGCTCGTGCTCGATCCGTACGGCACGACGCGCACCGGTCTGTACGTCCACTTCGCCGCGGCCGACCCCGGCGCCCTCGAGTTCACGATCACGGCCGACGCCACCGCCGACTACCACCGCACCGCGGCGAACCACGCCGAGGACGGGACCGGCTTCACCGGGCTGCTCGTCGGCCTCGTCCCCGGCGCCCGCAACCACCTGCGGCTGACCTGGACCCCGACCGGTGGTGAGCCGATCACCCGCGAGCTGGACATCCAGCCTCCGGGCGCGAGCAGCGTCTACCAGACCCAGCTCTCGATCGACGTGCCGGACCCGGAGGCGCTCAGCCCGGGACTGTTCGCGCTCACCGGCGTCTCCAGCTCCGGGAACGCCAGCTTCCTGTTCGACAACGAGGGCGTGGGCCGCGGAGAGCTGCTGTCCACCGACCACCCGAACCACAACATCCGGGTGGAGGACGGCAGGCTGGTCGTCACCACGGGATCGCAGCAGGTCAGCGTGATCGACCCCTTCGGCCACGCCGATCCGATCATCGATACCGGCGACCAGGTCATCCATCACGACCTCGAGGTCGTCGGCGACATGGTCTACGTGCCGACGTCGAAGTCCGGCGCCGAATGCGTCGAGGACCGCATCACCCGGATCGACCTGACCACGGGCGATGTCACCGAAGTGGTGAACCTGCAGACGGTCTTCCCCGAGTACGAGAAGCTCGCCCATGCCCGCGAGGAAGGGTTCGCCGGCGGCACCGACGCGACGGGCAAGGACTGGATCCACATCAACTCCGTGCAGATCGTCGACGAGATCATGTACCTCTCGGCCCGCGAGACCTCCACCGTGTTCGCCCTCGACGACGCCCTGGAACCGGATTCGACGCCGTCCGTGCGGTGGATGATCGGGGCCCAGGAGATCTGGGAGGGCACCGGCTACGAGGACCTCTTCCTGGCGCCCGACGGCTCCCCCACCGGCAACGCCGGGCAGCACTCCGTGGCGCGTCTGGACGACGACGCGCTGCCGGCGGGCCAGTACTACGTCGAGATGTTCAACAACAACCATTGGTTCCTGGGGACCCGGGACGACGAGGTCTGGCAGGACGTCGGCCCGGAGGGCGCCTCCGGCGATGATTTCGAGGGGGTCAGCCAGATCCTGCGCTACCTGGTCGACGAGGACGCCGGCACCTTCCGCGAGGACCAGCGCGTCGACGTCGCCTATTCCTCCGTGGTCTCGAACGTGCAGCGCATCGGCGGCGACTCCGTCGAGAACCCGATGGCGGTGAACTCCGGCAAGGCGAACGTCTTCGCGGAGCACACGGCCGACGGGCAGCTGGTGGGCACGTTCCGCTACGGCTCCTCGAACATGGCCTACCGGGTCTACAAGGATGCTTTCGACGGGTTCTGGTTCACCGGCCCCTGA
- a CDS encoding helix-turn-helix transcriptional regulator yields MSDVTTRALRLLALLQSRTVWTGPELGAELGVTVRTVRRDIDRLRAMGYPVLTSAGHGGGYQLGAGRELPPLLLGAREAVAVAVGLRLTATSGLEGLDADALRALAALDRILPPEVRSEVSAVAEAMGVVARPLPAARSEVLLALATAVRDGLRVRVDYQRGDGQRFDRRLEPRRVLSIDGHWYLFAWDLEREDWRTFRLDRMHAVHASTFRITPRPTPDIEATVRASITHGAYAQNVTVRLLAPYEEVADQVPPRTATVTPDGDGACILRAGAEADDLHWIALHLCRLGAPIEVIEPPELVTVLQEISARAATAHLAPDAP; encoded by the coding sequence ATGAGCGACGTGACCACCAGAGCCCTGCGATTGCTCGCGCTGCTGCAGTCCCGCACCGTCTGGACCGGGCCGGAGCTGGGCGCCGAGCTCGGCGTGACGGTGCGGACGGTGCGGCGGGACATCGATCGTCTGCGTGCGATGGGGTACCCGGTGCTCACGTCGGCCGGGCACGGCGGCGGCTACCAGCTCGGCGCCGGTCGGGAGCTGCCGCCGCTGCTGCTGGGCGCCCGCGAGGCCGTCGCGGTCGCCGTCGGCCTCCGCCTGACCGCCACCTCCGGTCTCGAGGGTCTCGACGCCGACGCGCTGCGCGCTCTCGCGGCGCTGGACCGGATCCTCCCGCCCGAGGTCCGCTCGGAGGTCTCCGCGGTGGCCGAGGCGATGGGGGTGGTCGCCCGGCCGCTGCCCGCCGCCCGCTCGGAGGTGCTGCTGGCGCTGGCCACCGCCGTGCGCGACGGGCTGCGGGTGCGCGTGGACTACCAGCGCGGGGACGGGCAGCGCTTCGATCGCCGTCTCGAGCCGCGCCGGGTGCTCTCGATCGACGGGCACTGGTACCTGTTCGCCTGGGACCTGGAGCGCGAGGACTGGCGCACCTTCCGGCTGGACCGCATGCATGCGGTCCATGCCAGCACCTTCCGGATCACTCCGCGCCCGACGCCCGACATCGAGGCCACCGTGCGCGCCTCCATCACCCACGGCGCCTATGCGCAGAACGTGACCGTGCGGCTGCTCGCCCCCTACGAGGAGGTCGCCGACCAGGTCCCGCCGCGCACCGCGACCGTCACGCCCGACGGAGACGGCGCGTGCATCCTGCGGGCGGGGGCCGAGGCCGACGACCTGCACTGGATCGCCCTGCACCTGTGTCGGCTGGGCGCTCCGATCGAGGTGATCGAGCCGCCCGAGCTGGTCACCGTGCTGCAGGAGATCAGCGCCCGGGCGGCCACTGCCCACCTGGCCCCCGACGCGCCGTGA
- a CDS encoding DUF664 domain-containing protein — protein sequence MPFLTAETTDELDSLATFAGQQIAQVATALHGLSREQIRQIPSASAMSLGALARHVILISESAASRIGAAPGAGADPERTPAQFLAEGTIAPDAVREEDTADSLIVELQQAAGNLTAALRTSDPEAEGQFPDQPWFEGRTTWTVRWYALHQIEENARHAGHADILRESIDGKGAYEVNALAAGQEWPPAGW from the coding sequence ATGCCGTTCCTGACCGCAGAGACCACCGATGAGCTCGACAGCCTCGCGACGTTCGCGGGCCAGCAGATCGCGCAGGTCGCGACGGCCCTGCACGGGCTCAGCCGCGAGCAGATCCGGCAGATCCCGAGCGCGTCCGCGATGAGCCTCGGAGCCCTCGCCCGGCACGTCATCCTCATCTCCGAGAGCGCGGCCTCCCGCATCGGGGCAGCCCCGGGAGCGGGGGCCGACCCCGAGCGCACGCCGGCGCAGTTCCTGGCCGAGGGCACCATCGCCCCCGACGCCGTGCGGGAGGAGGACACCGCCGACTCGCTCATCGTCGAGCTCCAGCAGGCCGCAGGGAATCTCACCGCCGCCCTGCGGACGTCGGATCCGGAGGCGGAGGGCCAGTTCCCCGACCAGCCGTGGTTCGAGGGCCGGACCACCTGGACCGTGCGCTGGTACGCCCTGCACCAGATCGAGGAGAACGCCCGACACGCCGGGCACGCCGACATCCTGCGCGAGAGCATCGACGGGAAGGGTGCCTATGAGGTCAACGCTCTCGCCGCCGGTCAGGAGTGGCCGCCGGCGGGGTGGTGA
- a CDS encoding DinB family protein — protein sequence MTSNDSPDTSGEPTGKDGDLPTVLLEQIEYHVREFARPRLVGLTDQEYYFDPTPGGTAWTIHPRVGDGETPPTSIQGGSGDVVIDFEFPEPDPAPLTTIAWRLGHIIVGVLGARSHAHFGGPAADYMSWDYPDTAQEALAQFDAAYERWIAGVRTWSEEDLQVAVGEAEGPWAEYSRATLVAHINRELIHHLAEIALLRDLWAHRG from the coding sequence ATGACCAGCAACGATTCACCAGACACGTCCGGAGAGCCCACCGGGAAGGACGGCGATTTGCCCACCGTGCTCCTCGAGCAGATCGAGTACCACGTCCGCGAGTTCGCACGACCTCGCCTCGTGGGGCTGACCGACCAGGAGTACTACTTCGACCCGACCCCGGGCGGCACCGCGTGGACCATCCACCCGCGCGTGGGCGACGGCGAGACGCCACCGACCTCGATCCAGGGCGGCTCCGGAGACGTGGTCATCGACTTCGAGTTCCCCGAGCCGGACCCGGCGCCGCTGACCACCATCGCCTGGCGGCTCGGCCACATCATCGTCGGCGTGCTCGGTGCCCGCAGCCATGCGCACTTCGGCGGACCGGCCGCGGACTACATGAGCTGGGACTATCCCGACACCGCGCAGGAGGCGCTGGCGCAGTTCGACGCCGCGTACGAGCGGTGGATCGCCGGGGTGCGCACCTGGAGCGAGGAGGACCTGCAGGTCGCCGTCGGCGAGGCGGAGGGGCCGTGGGCCGAGTACTCCCGCGCCACCCTCGTCGCCCATATCAACCGCGAGCTCATCCATCACCTCGCCGAGATCGCGCTGCTGCGCGACCTGTGGGCGCACCGGGGGTGA
- a CDS encoding MFS transporter, producing MNPRDEPGELRDDHDEELRAEPGTDPEAGPGTTAPSVPYRTLIWLAVATFTTGIDGYVLAGLLPDIATDLDVTAALAGQLVSVFALTSAVAGPVLGATTSGWEQRRTILAALSTFVLGNLITAVAPTYALALGGRVLAALGGCLLAAAVTGYVVHLVAERDRGRALSFVLGGWMTATALGVPVGLILGQSNWRLPLVLVSVVGTVALVGIGLRLPPLRYPSSSLLDRLRPLARPHLVAGLLVSTGVLCASYTCFTYAVLILRPSHPAGWMIIVIMCGYGLASMLGNAVTGRLVDRFSPVRVLTVVLAGLLVDSLFGALALSLAVPSAVAVLSLVWFLLAGIGNGGHAVPQQARLAAMAPASVAVVMALNASAISLGSALGGGVGGLALATGLSPGHLPLIAAAVLALTLPLHLLVARWTRAAAARS from the coding sequence GTGAATCCCCGCGACGAGCCCGGGGAGCTTCGCGATGACCACGACGAAGAGCTCCGTGCGGAACCCGGCACGGACCCCGAGGCGGGCCCCGGCACGACTGCGCCCTCGGTCCCCTACCGAACGCTGATCTGGCTGGCGGTCGCCACCTTCACCACCGGGATCGATGGCTATGTCCTGGCCGGTCTGCTGCCGGACATAGCCACGGATCTCGATGTCACCGCGGCCCTGGCCGGGCAGCTGGTCTCGGTCTTCGCCCTCACCTCGGCGGTCGCCGGACCGGTGCTCGGGGCGACCACGAGCGGCTGGGAGCAGCGCCGCACCATCCTGGCCGCGCTGTCGACCTTCGTGCTCGGCAACCTGATCACGGCCGTCGCCCCGACCTATGCGCTGGCGCTGGGCGGACGCGTGCTCGCGGCGCTCGGCGGCTGCCTCCTGGCCGCGGCGGTGACCGGGTACGTCGTGCACCTGGTGGCGGAGCGTGATCGCGGGCGGGCGCTGTCCTTCGTGCTCGGCGGCTGGATGACAGCCACCGCGCTCGGGGTGCCGGTGGGGCTGATCCTGGGCCAGTCCAACTGGCGGCTGCCGCTGGTGCTCGTCTCGGTCGTCGGCACCGTCGCCCTGGTGGGCATCGGACTGCGTCTGCCGCCGCTGCGCTACCCCTCCTCCTCGCTTCTGGACCGGCTGCGGCCGCTGGCCCGGCCTCACCTGGTGGCCGGGCTGCTGGTGTCCACCGGAGTGCTGTGCGCGAGCTACACCTGCTTCACCTACGCGGTGCTGATCCTGCGGCCCAGCCATCCGGCCGGATGGATGATCATCGTGATCATGTGCGGCTACGGGCTGGCGAGCATGCTCGGCAATGCCGTCACGGGGCGTCTGGTGGACCGCTTCTCGCCCGTGCGGGTGCTCACCGTGGTCCTCGCGGGTCTGCTGGTCGACTCCCTGTTCGGGGCGCTCGCCCTCTCGCTGGCCGTGCCGTCGGCCGTGGCGGTGCTGAGCCTGGTGTGGTTCCTGCTGGCGGGGATCGGCAACGGGGGCCATGCGGTGCCGCAGCAGGCCCGCCTGGCGGCCATGGCCCCGGCGTCCGTCGCCGTGGTGATGGCGCTGAACGCGAGCGCGATCTCGCTGGGCAGCGCGCTCGGCGGCGGCGTCGGCGGGCTGGCACTGGCCACCGGGCTCTCCCCGGGGCATCTCCCCCTGATCGCGGCGGCAGTCCTGGCGCTGACGCTCCCGCTCCACCTGCTGGTGGCCCGCTGGACCCGGGCCGCGGCGGCGAGGAGCTGA
- a CDS encoding Gfo/Idh/MocA family protein: MTSTVKSPVRIGIIGGGGIANAHLNGYRQIPDRVTITAIADASEETLAKRVEETGATGYADFTEMVKDPNVDAVDICLPHHLHTPAIVAAAEAGKHILCEKPLCLSPEEATTVSQVIEKSGVTLMCAHNQLFMPAVAKAKEVIDSGALGPIYEVRTTDSFFNDFDPESMGWRGHTATSGGGELIDTGYHPTYLMLHLAGATPVSAFAMLSTHRLKFMEGEDSAQVLVRFDNGAVGQMVTSWAYAAAPGTDRFSAVGEKGSLSSDGSTLRVQLRGEEVQVFEHEQVDTFAAEIAHFVDVLTTGDRPLNNQVEGVSVLGVILAAYESSTTGKVADVISL, encoded by the coding sequence ATGACCAGCACCGTGAAGTCCCCCGTCCGCATCGGCATCATCGGCGGCGGCGGCATCGCCAACGCCCACCTCAACGGCTACCGGCAGATCCCCGACCGCGTCACCATCACCGCGATCGCCGACGCCAGCGAGGAGACCCTGGCGAAGCGCGTCGAGGAGACCGGCGCGACCGGCTACGCCGACTTCACCGAGATGGTGAAGGACCCGAACGTCGACGCCGTCGACATCTGCCTGCCCCATCACCTGCACACCCCCGCGATCGTCGCGGCCGCCGAGGCCGGCAAGCACATCCTGTGCGAGAAGCCGCTGTGCCTGTCCCCCGAGGAGGCCACGACGGTCTCGCAGGTGATCGAGAAGTCCGGCGTGACCCTGATGTGCGCCCACAACCAGCTGTTCATGCCGGCTGTGGCCAAGGCCAAGGAGGTCATCGACTCCGGTGCCCTCGGTCCGATCTACGAGGTCCGCACCACCGACTCCTTCTTCAACGACTTCGACCCGGAGTCGATGGGCTGGCGCGGGCACACCGCCACCTCCGGCGGCGGCGAGCTGATCGACACCGGCTACCACCCCACCTACCTGATGCTGCACCTGGCCGGCGCCACCCCGGTCAGCGCCTTCGCCATGCTCTCGACCCACCGCCTGAAGTTCATGGAGGGCGAGGACTCGGCGCAGGTGCTGGTGCGCTTCGACAACGGCGCGGTGGGCCAGATGGTCACCTCCTGGGCCTACGCCGCCGCGCCCGGCACCGACCGCTTCTCCGCCGTGGGTGAGAAGGGCTCGCTGAGCTCGGACGGCTCCACCCTGCGCGTCCAGCTGCGCGGCGAGGAGGTGCAGGTGTTCGAGCACGAGCAGGTCGACACCTTCGCCGCCGAGATCGCCCACTTCGTCGATGTGCTGACCACGGGCGACCGCCCGCTGAACAACCAGGTCGAGGGCGTCAGCGTGCTCGGCGTGATCCTCGCGGCCTACGAGTCCTCCACGACCGGCAAGGTCGCCGACGTCATCAGCCTCTGA
- a CDS encoding Gfo/Idh/MocA family protein — translation MSAPLRIAALSAWHVHAEEYAREAQNHPETELVAVWDDDAERGKALAEAVGVDFAPDLDALLAREDLDGVTITTATTVHREVIGKVIAAGKHVFTEKLLAPTLAECDDLLEAARSAGVQVTVSLPRLSHGYTVALREVLEAGTLGRLSYSRVRLAHNGSTADWLPPRFYDPAEAIGGAFSDLAAHPAYLTQLILGTDVTVASATYTDMTGRGVEDNAVVTVTSPDGAIGVVETGFVTPASPFSIEVQGTSGTLTYGLGADGGMLLDTGDGAVALDIPADAPNPFALWVQAIRSGEETTENLERARALTALVVAANTAAAA, via the coding sequence GTGTCCGCACCGCTGCGCATCGCTGCGCTCTCCGCCTGGCATGTCCATGCCGAGGAATACGCCCGAGAAGCCCAGAACCATCCCGAGACCGAGCTGGTCGCCGTCTGGGACGACGACGCCGAGCGCGGGAAGGCCCTCGCCGAGGCCGTCGGCGTCGACTTCGCCCCCGACCTCGACGCCCTGCTGGCCCGCGAGGACCTCGACGGCGTCACCATCACGACCGCCACCACCGTGCACCGCGAGGTGATCGGGAAGGTCATCGCCGCCGGCAAGCACGTGTTCACCGAGAAGCTGCTGGCCCCCACGCTCGCCGAGTGCGACGACCTGCTGGAGGCCGCACGGTCCGCCGGCGTGCAGGTCACCGTGTCCCTGCCGCGTCTGTCCCACGGCTACACCGTGGCGCTGCGGGAGGTGCTCGAGGCCGGCACGCTGGGTCGCCTGAGCTATTCGCGGGTGCGCCTGGCCCACAACGGCTCGACGGCCGACTGGCTGCCGCCGCGCTTCTACGACCCGGCCGAGGCCATCGGCGGGGCGTTCAGCGACCTCGCCGCACACCCCGCCTATCTCACCCAGCTGATCCTGGGCACCGACGTCACCGTCGCCTCGGCCACCTACACCGATATGACCGGTCGCGGCGTCGAGGACAACGCGGTGGTCACCGTGACCAGCCCCGACGGCGCGATCGGCGTGGTCGAGACCGGCTTCGTGACCCCGGCCAGCCCGTTCTCCATCGAGGTGCAGGGCACCTCCGGCACCCTGACCTACGGGCTCGGGGCCGACGGCGGCATGCTCCTGGACACCGGCGACGGGGCCGTCGCCCTCGACATCCCGGCCGACGCCCCGAACCCCTTCGCCCTGTGGGTCCAGGCGATCCGCAGCGGTGAGGAGACCACCGAGAACCTCGAGCGCGCCCGGGCGCTGACCGCCCTGGTCGTCGCGGCCAACACCGCTGCGGCCGCCTGA
- a CDS encoding IclR family transcriptional regulator, with protein sequence MTTNPEPAASPVGSVDKALVLLEILASAGPEGMTLRDIAAAGDFNKASVHRLLRALMHRGFADQSPGDQHYRLGTAVLELGHSFGGGENLPVLFAPALAAISHSSQELVHLGRLDGPHVLYLDKVEPERTLRVWSSIGKRAPAARTAMGRALLAADGVRGPALEAYARATESSAAQPGAVITLDELADVVEGTAERGWSMEIEENEAGIACVGVALARPGGRSVSVSVTGPIERMDERRRAEIGALLREELSHLAPAGFEVAATA encoded by the coding sequence ATGACCACGAACCCCGAGCCCGCCGCCTCGCCCGTCGGCAGCGTCGACAAAGCCCTCGTCCTCCTCGAGATCCTCGCGTCGGCCGGCCCCGAAGGGATGACCCTGCGGGACATCGCCGCGGCCGGCGACTTCAACAAGGCTTCCGTGCACCGCCTGCTGCGGGCGCTCATGCACCGAGGCTTCGCGGACCAGTCCCCGGGCGATCAGCACTACCGGCTCGGCACGGCTGTGCTCGAGCTGGGCCATTCCTTCGGGGGCGGCGAGAACCTGCCGGTGCTGTTCGCCCCGGCGCTCGCGGCGATCTCCCACAGCTCCCAGGAGCTCGTGCATCTGGGCAGGCTCGACGGCCCCCACGTGCTCTATCTCGACAAGGTCGAGCCCGAGCGCACGCTGCGTGTGTGGTCCAGCATCGGCAAGCGCGCCCCCGCGGCTCGCACCGCCATGGGTCGGGCCCTGCTCGCGGCCGACGGGGTCCGCGGTCCGGCGCTGGAGGCGTACGCCCGTGCCACCGAGTCGTCGGCGGCGCAGCCGGGAGCGGTCATCACCCTGGACGAGCTCGCGGACGTCGTCGAGGGGACGGCAGAGCGCGGCTGGTCGATGGAGATCGAGGAGAACGAGGCGGGCATCGCCTGTGTGGGCGTGGCCCTGGCGCGGCCGGGCGGACGCTCGGTCTCGGTCAGCGTCACCGGGCCGATCGAGCGCATGGACGAGCGGCGCCGCGCCGAGATCGGCGCCCTGCTGCGTGAGGAGCTCTCACACCTCGCTCCGGCGGGCTTCGAGGTCGCCGCGACGGCGTGA
- a CDS encoding MFS transporter, protein MSTHSTAAASAGHPEEPAGPVDPASPSPQPTRSVGDLVRAAVSGWLGTALEFMDFQLYSLAAALVFSEIFFAAGDPGMAVIGAMATYGVGYVARPVGAWYFGRMGDRIGRRKVLFYTIVLMGMATTLIGVLPTYGQVGLLAPALLVLLRLLQGLGAGAEISGAGVMLAEYAPVKRRGLVASLVALGTNCGTLFASAIWAVLLVVVTEQQLFDWAWRIPFIASALVMVFAVWVRLNLKESPVFEARDDVVEGEAVGTEEVETGEAPVEAQEFAATRSLTVKSVAVAFLLRFGQAGNSGMIQTYLITFMTVFLLLDKQLSTDVVIISSVVAFATVPGIGLLGDRFGRKTMYMIMSAIGVVAAIPCVLLIVSGATWQVIVGYVVLHNIGVMSLASMENLALPEIFGAKNRYQATGVVREIAAIVATGATPVIAAALVAATDSWIPVAVIIMFFSACALFAAIWMKEVAGRDLTDPNPAM, encoded by the coding sequence ATGAGCACCCACTCGACCGCCGCTGCGTCGGCCGGCCATCCCGAGGAGCCCGCGGGCCCTGTCGACCCCGCATCCCCGTCGCCCCAGCCGACGCGCTCCGTCGGGGACCTGGTGCGCGCCGCCGTCTCCGGATGGCTCGGCACCGCGCTGGAGTTCATGGACTTCCAGCTCTACTCCCTGGCCGCCGCGTTGGTGTTCAGCGAGATCTTCTTCGCCGCGGGGGACCCCGGCATGGCGGTGATCGGGGCGATGGCCACGTACGGCGTCGGGTACGTCGCCCGCCCCGTCGGCGCCTGGTACTTCGGCCGTATGGGCGATCGCATCGGCCGACGGAAGGTCCTCTTCTACACGATCGTCCTCATGGGCATGGCCACCACCCTGATCGGCGTGCTGCCCACGTACGGACAGGTCGGTCTGCTCGCGCCGGCGCTGCTGGTGCTGCTGCGCCTGCTGCAGGGACTCGGCGCGGGGGCCGAGATCTCCGGAGCGGGGGTCATGCTCGCGGAGTACGCGCCGGTCAAGCGCCGCGGTCTGGTCGCCTCCCTGGTGGCGCTCGGCACCAACTGCGGCACCCTGTTCGCCTCGGCGATCTGGGCCGTTCTGCTCGTGGTTGTGACCGAACAGCAGCTGTTCGACTGGGCCTGGAGAATCCCCTTCATCGCCAGTGCCCTGGTGATGGTGTTCGCGGTGTGGGTGCGCCTGAACCTCAAGGAGAGTCCGGTCTTCGAAGCCCGTGACGACGTGGTCGAGGGAGAGGCCGTCGGCACGGAGGAGGTCGAGACCGGGGAGGCCCCGGTCGAGGCGCAGGAGTTCGCGGCGACCCGCTCGCTGACGGTGAAGTCCGTCGCCGTGGCGTTCCTGCTGCGGTTCGGCCAGGCCGGCAACTCCGGCATGATCCAGACCTACCTGATCACCTTCATGACGGTGTTCCTCCTGCTCGACAAGCAGCTGTCCACCGATGTCGTCATCATCTCCTCGGTGGTGGCCTTCGCGACCGTGCCCGGCATCGGCCTGCTCGGCGACCGTTTCGGACGCAAGACGATGTACATGATCATGAGCGCGATCGGCGTGGTGGCAGCGATCCCGTGCGTCCTCCTGATCGTCTCGGGGGCCACCTGGCAGGTCATCGTCGGCTACGTCGTCCTGCACAACATCGGCGTGATGTCGCTGGCCTCGATGGAGAATCTCGCTCTGCCGGAGATCTTCGGTGCGAAGAACCGCTACCAGGCCACCGGCGTGGTGCGCGAGATCGCCGCCATCGTCGCCACCGGCGCGACCCCGGTCATCGCCGCCGCTCTCGTCGCCGCCACCGACTCGTGGATCCCGGTCGCCGTGATCATCATGTTCTTCAGCGCGTGCGCGCTGTTCGCCGCGATCTGGATGAAGGAGGTCGCCGGACGCGACCTCACCGATCCGAACCCGGCGATGTGA